The following proteins are encoded in a genomic region of Corylus avellana chromosome ca4, CavTom2PMs-1.0:
- the LOC132177566 gene encoding magnesium transporter MRS2-3-like — MRGGPGGHLSHPSKSGLPQPEEEHDLARMASTLPTSGGHRKKGTGVRAWLLVDATGQAQVIEAGKHAIMRRTGLPARDLRILDPLLSYPSTVLGRERAIVINLEHIKAIITAQEVLLLNSRDPSVTPFVGELQRRLMRHYNATTAQENGGDDSNWSNLYDLGEPQSRTGSPQDFSGGFPQFQDQDEEGKAEVKQGLDNQDGLKVLPFEFVALEACLEAACSCLENEAKTLEQEAHPALDKLTSKISTLNLERVRQIKSRLVAITGRVQKVRDELEHLLDDDEDMAEMYLTEKLVQQQLENSSGSSLSENDEMDDEALRTPAEISPEAGGVSASYKGELRNIDNSQEQVFGARNNTLSRDSHGTRTSTTHSAIGKHLDVEELEMLLEAYFVQIDGTLNKLSTLREYVDDTEDYINIMLDDKQNHLLQMGVMLTTATLVLSAFVVVAGIFGMNITIELFDETKAGMPQFLWTVGGGATGSVFLYVVAIAWCKHKRLLE, encoded by the exons ATGAGGGGTGGACCGGGTGGTCATTTATCGCACCCATCCAAGTCGGGTCTCCCCCAGCCCGAGGAAGAGCATGACCTGGCCCGGATGGCCTCGACCCTTCCGACCAGCGGAGGCCACAGGAAGAAGGGCACGGGCGTGCGGGCCTGGCTGCTGGTGGACGCGACGGGGCAGGCACAGGTTATCGAGGCCGGCAAGCACGCCATCATGCGGCGCACGGGCCTGCCAGCGCGGGACCTTCGGATCCTAGACCCGCTGCTCTCGTACCCGTCGACTGTGCTGGGTCGAGAGCGAGCCATCGTGATCAACCTGGAGCACATTAAGGCCATCATCACTGCCCAGGAGGTGCTGTTGCTCAACTCCCGGGACCCATCTGTGACCCCTTTTGTTGGGGAGCTCCAGCGGCGGCTTATGCGTCACTACAACGCCACCACTGCGCAG GAGAACGGTGGTGATGATTCAAACTGGTCAAATTTGTATGATTTGGGAGAGCCACAATCAAGGACTGGTAGTCCTCAAGATTTCTCTGGAGGGTTTCCACAGTTTCAGGATCAGGATGAGGAAGGCAAGGCAGAGGTGAAACAAGGCCTCGACAATCAAGACGGATTGAAGGTTCTTCCATTTGAGTTTGTTGCACTGGAAGCATGCCTTGAGGCTGCTTGCAGTTGCTTGGAAAATGAA GCAAAGACATTGGAGCAGGAGGCTCATCCAGCCTTAGACAAGCTGACTTCAAAGATTAGTACTCTCAATTTGGAGCGCGTCCGCCAAATTAAAAGCCGTTTGGTCGCAATTACTGGACGTGTTCAAAAG GTTAGGGATGAACTAGAACACTTGctagatgatgatgaagatatGGCTGAGATGTATCTTACTGAAAAGTTGGTTCAACAACAGCTTGAAAATTCTTCTGGTTCCTCTCTGAGTGAGAATGACGAAATGGATGATGAAGCTCTTAG GACGCCTGCTGAAATCTCACCAGAAGCAGGCGGGGTTTCTGCTAGTTACAAAGGTGAACTTCGAAACATTGACAACTCCCAAGAGCAAGTTTTTGGTGCACGTAATAATACACTTAGTAGAGACAGCCATGGGACCCGTACTAGTACTACTCACAGTGCTATAGGCAAACACCTTGATGTGGAGGAGCTTGAAATGCTATTAGAGGCATACTTTGTGCAAATTGATGGCACACTAAACAAACTTTCCACG CTGAGAGAGTACGTCGACGACACAGAGGACTACATTAACATAATGCTGGATGACAAACAGAATCATCTCCTGCAAATGGGGGTCATGTTGACAACAGCAACCTTGGTTTTGAGTGCCTTTGTTGTGGTTGCCGGTATTTTCGGCATGAATATCACTATTGAGCTCTTCGATGAAACGAAAGCGGGGATGCCGCAGTTCCTGTGGACCGTCGGGGGTGGTGCAACTGGCAGTGTATTTTTATACGTGGTTGCTATCGCCTGGTGTAAGCACAAGCGCTTACTAGAGTAG